GGGTatgttgctttttttttttctgcacaTCTCATGGCTGCTGTATCTAAATCTCCAAGAAAGTTTTGCTATactctttctttgtttctttgtaGGTCAAGTTGGTCTTCAAAATGTCATGTATGCGACACAAATGTTATTTAATCCTGATATTCCTGAAGTTGTTGACTTCAGGCAGAGGTTAGCATGCTTTCTTTTGTTGATGTTTatgtttattgtattttttttttactaggAATCTGGAGTAACAATTACAAATATTTgcattaattttcttttagtaTGATTGAGCAAGGTGGCAGTGGTACCCAGCCACTGTTTATTGCAAATGAGGGTAAGGTCTCCTTGGAAGATGACTTCATGCGTCTAACTAGAAAGTGCACTATTGAAGAGCTTCAAGATAACAATCAGGTTGTCTTCTTTTGAGTTAGTtgtgttttgtttgttttatacACAAGTGAgcgaaaaagaaaatgaaacaaGGATTTCCAGATCTGTTTTTCCATTCCTGTTGTTAATTAACTTTGAAATGCCTAAAAAATAGGAGGGTTCTTTTATCATCTTTGGAGCAATCCAAGGTATTGTTGAGGATGGAGGTTGGTGGTATTCTGCTTGTGTGTGTGGAAAGGGTATCCATCCTCAAAATGGTGCCTATTActgtgatttttttttgaagcACATCACTAATGTTACTCCAAGGTCagaattttattgaaaaatgtGATTTTGTAGAGTGGACTGTTTATAAAAATAAGGTTTCTTGGTATTATGTATTTGAATGATTGTCTTCCCCCTTTGTTCTTCTCTCTCcagatttaaaattaaagtgaCAGTTGAAGATCATACTGGGGAGGGTATTTTCCTTCTCTTTGATCGTGAGGCTTCCTATTTGCTTAAGAAATCATGTGCTGATTTGTTTACTGAAGTTCAAAGAGATGCAAGTGTATGTTGTTAGTTTTTTTCCATGTGTTTTCAATTTATGGGATGGCATGTTCCTTATTCAAACAATATTTCTTATATGTGTTACTTTCAAAATAGGTTATATGTGGGGATACTTATCCTCCCATATTCCAAGGGCTGATTGGAAAGAAGTTGCTGCTCAAGGTTGATACCAAAGGTGTCCCACATGATACATTTTATGGGACTTTCCGAGTTACGAGAATTTGTGATGATTCCACCATCATTGCAATGTTTGAACTTCCCAATTATGATGCTGATGATGAGTCTTCTCCCAAAAAGGTTAGATATACATGGAAATGTTTTTAGATCCTGTTAATTCatcattaatttcatattttttgtttctttattttgcTGTTGTCAATTTCTGTTATGATCGTTACGTATTTAAACTCTTATTGCATATGAATAGGAGCATGACTTACACAAATCTGTTCCTGCTGGAAAAGCTGATGTTGGTATTAAGAAGGAGTCTTCTGATAGTTTTATCAAAACTGAGAAAGATGCTGGTCATTGTGCTGGGATGTTGTGTAAATCCCCAGTTCTTATAGATTTTTTGGCTGAAAAACAGCCTGTTATTTCTGTGGGGAGTGAATTTGTTGGGTTAATTGATGGTGAGCATGGAAAGGAAGAGAAAACTCCCAGCAATGATACTCTAGTGATGATCTTTCTGCTGAAATCGATATATTGCTTAGCTCAACGGAAAAAACTCAGGTGCTGATGTAATATTTTATTCCTCATTCTTATGTGTGTTGTTTCTAATTGTATtttgcattcttcagtgagattCATAtgttttttcaatttctttctcATAGGAGCTGTTGTCCCATGTTCTTGAAGCACCTTCCCAAAATGGAGAGAAGCTTACCCATGAAAATCATGTTGTCACCTCCAAGAGTAAGAGAAATTTGAATCCTCAGTTTGAAGAGGTTGCTGTTGATGCAGATGGGCGTGGGTTGAAGGTTGCTAAGGTTAATGGAGTTTGATTGAAGGTGTGGAATTGAGCTGCTGTGTGTAGGTGTAGGTGTCTTATATAGTTTATCTATAAGTATTTAGGAAGGCTTGTGGTTCCAAATAGATGGACATGTAATCATGCTGGCTTGATGGTATTTTGATTTGACTTTTTTGGATTGTGTCCAACAAATAGCATTGTTAGATATAGGGGTTTCGCTTTTGTGATTGCTCGTGTAATGTGCCAAGTATGTCTATTCTGAACTCCTCCTTTTTGTAATAGTGACTTTGCTAGGGATTGGACACATTTTCAATGTTGATGACTCTTTAGGTTACATACTATAATATGTAGCCAGATGTTGGAATCCTCCTTATCATAGGGGAGACAGCGATATGTATTTGTTTTGATCACTATCAGTCAAATTTTAATGAAATGCAGCAGTTCTTCTTTTgtatttgtttatttgtttattgTTGTACAATTTTTGCTTTTCATGTTAATGTTGATGCCCCTTAGTTATTAGTGTTAGTTATAAAGGTTTATTTTCCTTCATTTTGTCTCTTATCAAAGGTGTGCATGATTGTATCAGTTTTTTGTTGGTGTGTTTCAAATATTTTGCCCCGATTCATTCCCCTACTCCTTCCCctttttttggttattttttttccatttgTTGCTTATAGAAACTTAAGTGTGTGCATCTCTCTTTTCAATGAATTAGGTTTACTCCTTGCTTTTCAGATTTCAACCTTTTGTTCTGTTTAGTTTGAGTAACAAAGATGTCTGATAACTCAGTTCGTGCTAGAGAGTATAGGCGAAATTGTTTAAAAAGAAAGCGAACACAAACTCATCATCGAAATGCGAGAGGTTAGTTTTGGATTGAGATTCATGACATTTTTTAGTGGTTTATATTCCAATTTTTACTGATTTGATATATATGCGAttgtttgtaatttttttgttttcttttgtaatGCTTTAGAGGTCCTTGATTCCTCGGTGCCTGTTTTCTCTTTGAATGATTATATGGGTAATTTTTATTGCtctctttatatttttgtatttaatctttttgtttctaataatctatttttttatatgttttcaATGTCTTTATTTCCTCTTATGTTTTAGAAAATTTATTTGACGTGTCCCAGAATGTTAATCAGAGTTCACATTTGACTTTGTCaggtataataatatatttaattattttatcccATTTTGATTCTTTTATGTTAAATTATGTTTTAAGTTTGTTTGGTTTATATGTAATAACAAATGTATTTAAGtcatttattattgtttttttatgCTTTTAAACCCAAAAGGGTTATTTTAACTATTAGTAGGCCAGAGAGttactaattaaaaatatgtCTAGACTTTTGTACTGAGTCTCTTTTTAATTTGACAactcaattaatattttgtataattaaaCGTGATGTAAGGTAATTTTAATAACCGTAAATTGTGATAAGTTTTTATTAAATTAGGTAATGTAATCGTGAAATTGTTTAGTTCTTGTTTACATGGTTGAAAGTTATTGAAGTACCTAATAGTTGATTCAAAGCTCACACTCATTGAAGGTAATTAGATTAGCTACTGTAAGCCTGACCATCTGTTGTATGTagtaaatataatttatatagttcTTTCAAACATACATAAGGACTACTTCGTTTTTGGTTATTGAAGGTTTTAGTTGGTTTTGTTCGCTTTTTGGAAAACTGGCCGGTTTAAGCGGTTCACATCCTTTTTCGGTTCAAACCTAAACTTGATCTGGTTATACTATCGGTTCGAATGGTTCGTCGGTTTAATAGGCTGAACCGACAGGTCTGGTCTGATTTTTATAGCTATAGTTTTATGTCATAATTAGTAgttttacattaaaaaaaatgtttaattaatttgtccattcttttaatttttgcaattctTCTCTCTGTtccatataattattttttttagttctttttgtcaaaatttgttttttttttcagctTCTTCAATTATCCCTTTGTTGATAGTGATTTGGTCAATTGTATCGCTATCTATTTACAATAAATACTGTCATGCATGGATTGAAGTCAGAAAAAAAGAAAGGCTTGGTAGCGaattaagagaaaaaattgTGCAATGACTGAATTCAAGTTAAAAACAATATATGGGAAATTGTTTTGTTCATTTTCATACTTTATTATATTTGTAATGTTTACCTTACATGTtcattcttaaataattaattgaatttttattacatgaatattttcttttctatatttgGTTGTTGAATATATCTTTGCATAACTTTGTcttattttaaatcaaaatgGATGATAGACCAATCAGAAATATATGATCCTTCGATAAATTCATTCAGTCAAGTTGGTTTTGTTATTGATCATCCTCTGTTCTTGCAAAGTGAGATACAAGGTATGCTCTCTTTCTTAAATCATATATTATTGAAGAATAGTAAAATAGactgtttatttatttattgttaaaaTATCTGACTGTGATTATGTCGTGAGATGTTATTCAGtaactgtaaaataaaaatagtgt
The genomic region above belongs to Arachis stenosperma cultivar V10309 chromosome 5, arast.V10309.gnm1.PFL2, whole genome shotgun sequence and contains:
- the LOC130980673 gene encoding uncharacterized protein LOC130980673, with product MRLTRKCTIEELQDNNQEGSFIIFGAIQGIVEDGGWWYSACVCGKGIHPQNGAYYCDFFLKHITNVTPRFKIKVTVEDHTGEGIFLLFDREASYLLKKSCADLFTEVQRDASVICGDTYPPIFQGLIGKKLLLKVDTKGVPHDTFYGTFRVTRICDDSTIIAMFELPNYDADDESSPKKEHDLHKSVPAGKADVGIKKESSDSFIKTEKDAGHCAGMLCKSPVLIDFLAEKQPVISVGSEFVGLIDGEHGKEEKTPSNDTLELLSHVLEAPSQNGEKLTHENHVVTSKSKRNLNPQFEEVAVDADGRGLKVAKVNGV